In Nostoc piscinale CENA21, the genomic stretch GAGATGAACCTTAAGCCAGCCTCTCAAAAACCCTTTGCGTCATTACTTAGCAGGTAAAACCCCCTCATCAGGCGTACTTTATCAGTTTGGTTCAGTGAAGGAGCAGAAAACGCCAATTAACTCTGAAATGGTCATGCAGTGAGAAGTTCTCAAATTTCGGAAGTAAGTTGATCTCCAGGTAGGTTGACTGCTTTAATGGGGAACTTCACAGAACCATGCCTCAAGGCAACTCGTTTCCAGTTAGTTAGTATCTGTAGGCCGTGAGGGTATACAGAACAGAACCAGATTCAAGAAGAATTCAGAAGTCAGAATTCAGGAGTCAGAACAAGAAAGTGTGATGAAGCAGCGCCAAGAGTTAGAACCACTAAATCAAATCATATATTGAGTGTGAGACTTAAAACCGTGATTCATCCACCAGTCGCCAAAAGGTAAATTCTGAATTCTGACTCCTGTCTCCTGGATTCTTCATTGTTAAACCAACATGATGTTTTGACCAAAGGTCGGTTCACTGCATGGAATTTTCAATCGCTACACTCCTTGCCAATTTCACCGATGATAAATTGGTAGCTCGGAAAGTTTTAGAAAAGAAACTTGGCTGCGAAGATGAGGATAGTTTAGAAAAGCTGCATATTGCCTTGGATGTTCTCGAAAAAATCGGAATTTTGGTCAAAGAACGGGGCAAATATCGCCGCGTCTTTGAAGAAGGCGTGATCGAAGCTAAACTCCGCTGTTCTAGTAAGGGCTTTTGTTTTGCAATTCAAGATGTAGAAGGCGCTGAAGATATCTACATCCGCGAAAGTCATTTAAGTAATGCGTGGAATGGCGATCGCGTTTTAGTAAGAGTTCTTAAAGAAGGCAGTCGTCGGCGTTCTCCCGAAGGCGAAGTTAAGTTAATTTTAGAACGTTCTAATCACACTTTATTAGCCCGGATTAAACAAGTAGAAAGTGGTTTTCGCGCCGTACCTTTAGATGATCGCCTGCTGTTTGAACTCAAGTTGCAAACAGCTGGGATGACTTTAGCCGAAGCTATCGACCATCTCGCCCATGTGGAAGTGCTGCGTTATCCTTTAGCACAATATCCCCCCCTGGGAAGGGTCGTGCAAATTTTAGGTAGCGATGCGGAAGCCGCCGCCGATATTGATTTGGTGACTTGTAAACATGATTTATCCCGCAATTTTTCCGAAGCAGTACAAGAAGCAGCTGCTAAGTTACCGAAACGCATCCTGAAAGCTGATATCAAAACCAGATTAGATTTACGCAGTTTATTTACCTTGGCAATTACGGGGATCAATACTGATGCCAAGTTAGTAGAAAATGCTTTGAGTTTGGAAAAAACTAACAAAGGTTGGCGTTTAGGCTTTCACATTGCCGATGTTTCTCACTTCATTCAGCCCGATGAAATTTTAGATAGGGAAGCCTTGAAGCGCGGCCGTTCTGTGTACTTGGGTGATTTAGTATTGCCTATGTTACCAGACACTGTAGCTGATCGCTGTTCTTTAGCGACGGGAAGCGATCGCCTCACACTTTCATTCTTAATTACCATCGACCCAACATCCGGGGAAGTGGAAGAATGGGAAATTCAGCCAAGTGTGATTAATGTCGATACAGCCATTAATAAAGACAAAGCGGAAGCAGTTCTCAGTGGTCAACCTTCCAAGGAATCTGAGGAAGTTATTCAGTTATTGCAAAACCTGGAAGGTTTACACCAAGTTGTCAAACAAGCACGCCTAGCCCGTGGTAGCTTACAGTTAAACTTGCCACCCAATCAAAACCCTTACTTTGATGAAGGAATGTTAGGTGCGGTGGTGGTGAATAATTTAACTGTGCGATCGCTCCTCACAGAGTTTACGCTATTAGTCAATCAACTAATGGCAGAACATCTGAGTGCGTTAGGCATTCCCGCGATTTGGCGAGTCCAAGGCGCACCTGATCCCGAAGATGTCCAAGAAATGCTCAAACTGGCAATTAATTTGGGTGTGGAACTGACATTAGAACCCGACGCGGATATCCAACCCTTAGATTACCAGTTATTAACGCGAGCCTTTGCCGAATCACCTTCCGAACAGGTGTTAACTTATTTGTTGCAAGATACCCTCAAACCAGCCGCCTACAGCACCACCAAAGGCAGTCATTTTGGCTTGGCACTAGCGCAATATACCCACTGTACTTCGCCCTTACGCCGCTATCCTGATTTGCTCTTGCAACGAGTTTACTACCGACTGATTGAACATGGACGCGATCGCCGTACTACCCGCGTTAAAGACCGCGTTAACCTGCGTCATTCATCTTCCCACATCGAAGTCAGCTGGAACGTCTTACCGCCCGAATTGCAACAAGAACTGCAAAGCGATTTAACCAGGGTAATCATTCAACTCAACGACCGCGAAAAAGAAGTCCAAGAAGCCGAAGCTGACTTGGCAGGGTTGCAAAAAGCCCAACTGATGAAACAGCGCATCGGGCAAGTCTTCCAAGGCGTAATTACTGGTGTGCAGTCCTACGGGTTCTTTGTGGAAATTGAAGTCCCAACCACAGACTCACCCAAACAAAAACATCCCAGTGCGCCATTGCGGGTGGAAGGATTAGTCCACGTTAGTTCATTAAAAGATGACTGGTATGAATATCGCGCCAGACAACAAGCCTTATTTGGTCGAAAAAATCGCGCTTCTTACAGATTAGGCGATCGTGTATCAGTCCAAGTGAAAAGTGTCGATTACTACCGCCAACAAATTGATTTAGTCACCGTTGGCAGTGATGGACTACCTAAAGGCTTAGGTAATTCTGGTCTTAACGATGACCGAGATGACATTTATTTGTCCCGTGACCTTGAACCTAGCGATTTAGAACCTTATGCTGATGATGAATAAGTTTTGTTAAGAAAATCGCGTGTCACATCACACCAAGCCGTTAATCATTGGCGTATCAGGAGCATCTGGGCTAATTTATGCCGTTCGCGCTCTCAAGTATTTGCTTGCTGCTGACTATGAAATTGAATTAGTTGCCTCTAAATCAACTTACATGGTTTGGCAAGCAGAACAGGAAATTAAGATGCCGTCCGAACCAGCGCAACAAGAGCAATTCTGGCGCGAACAAGCAGGAGTACCTGTTGCCGGCAAACTATGCTGTCATCCTTGGAGTGATGTGGGAGCCAATATCGCCAGTGGCTCCTTTCGCACTTTGGGGATGATTATTATTCCCTGTAGTATGAGTACAGTTGCCAAGATTGCTGCTGGCTTGAGTTCCGACTTACTGGAAAGGGCTGCCGATGTCCAACTCAAAGAAGGGCGTAAACTAGTGATTGTCCCCCGTGAAACTCCCTTTAGCCTGATTCATCTGCGGAACTTAACCACCTTGGCAGAAGCAGGAGTAAGAGTTGTACCAGCCATTCCCGCTTGGTATCACAACCCCCAAACTATCGAGGATTTGGTAGATTTCGTTGTTGCCAGGACTTTAGATCAATTGGAGATTGACTGCATCCCGATTCAACGATGGCAAGGAAGAAAGTAAAAAGGTAAAAGTAAAAGGGTAAAAGTAAGATAGACTCTCTTTTACTTTTTTACTCTTACCTTTTGTTTTCATTGACCTAAATAACTTTTAACTTTTGCCTTTTAACTTTTGCCCTTTTTATGGCTGTACTTCGCTTAATTTTATTAGTGGCAATACTAGGAGGACTAACACTGTTGTTAGTGCAGAACTGGTCGCCTGCCATATCGTTAGTATTTTTGGGGGTGCGTACTCAACCATTACCCCTAGCGATGTGGATATTATTCATTACTACTGCGGGTGCTTTGACATCTGTATTGATAACTACTTTATTTAAATTATCGAGTTATTTTGCAGGGCAACCACAACCAGCCCCCAAATCACGAGTCACTCCTCGGCGTGTCACCACACCGCGTAGAGAAGAACCTCAATCTCAACCTTATACTCCGCCATCATCTTCTAGGTCAAATCAGGCGACTGCTAATGAAGAATTTGATGATTGGGAAACCAGCAGTAATAACGATGATTGGGATTTTGCGGAACAGTCAGAACCAGCGCCTCCACCCAGACCAAAAACTCAGCCAGAACGCAATTTTGAACCAGAAGAACGCCAGCCAGAGCCTAAAACCGCTTCTAAGTCTGGTTCGACCTATTCTTACAGCTACCGCGAACCAAAAAATACGGCTGTAGGCAAAACAGAATCAGTTTATGATGCTGACTACCGCGTGATTATTCCTCCCTATAAACAGCCTGACGAAGAACCCGCAAATACTAATGATGACGATGACTGGTCATTTTTTGAGGATGATGAATTTGGGGATGATGAAAAACCACGAAAATGATTGAGTAGACTCAGAGGCAGAAGGCAGGAGGCAGGAGGGAAGAGAATGGTAGTCTTGTTTACCTGTCTACAAACTTCACACTTCACACTTCACACTTCTTTCCCGCGATTCTTGCTTGACTTGGCCATTCATCGCCGCTTCCTGTAATGACATAAAAGCATTGAAATCTTCTAAGTCATAGCGGGTAGTCAATAAATGGCGCAATTGGTTTTCTGCTTCAACCGTTAGATAGCCAGTTGCTAAAGCTTGATGTACAACGTCACGAATTCGAGTCATGGTTGATGCCTCTTAACACACCACAATTAATTTATTCGGGCTGAGTCGGGTAGATTACGCATCGGTTTTGGTGTTTATACCTTAAATTTTGCAAAGCTTAGTTCTGACAAGCTCAAAAATTCAGTCATTTTTTACACCTTGCTTGGCAAAAGTTATTGATGAGAAGCTAGTTTCCAAGAACTTTAGAATTCCAATAATGTGATGTTGAAAACACAGTGGGATGCCAATCTAAAAATTCTCACAGTACAGACCAAAAGTTACGTAGATTTATGTTGACTGAGTTTGGTTGCTTAAAGTTTCAAACAAGCTTTATAAAAATTCCGTTAAGTCTAAAGATATCTAAGTAATAACTTCCAAGTCACCTAACAACAGTTAGTAAATTCGTTATAAATTTAATTTTGATTTATTCTGACTTCATCGAATAATAGTTAGGATATTTTCGGGGTTATATAAAATACATCAATAATGGTAATGATAACACCAGATGCAAATCAAGCAGAAGAAGAATTTTTTGAGGCTAAAAATAATTGGGAGTTAGAAAAGTTATACGTAGATTTAGCTTCCACAAAAGGTAAGGCCTTAACACCTGTAGAAAAGAAATTCTTGAGAGGTTTACTGTGTGGTTGTAGTCCGGCGGAAATTGCCAGTATAGTTTATCAAAGTCGTAGTAGTAGTACCGTTAGAGTTTATTTGTCTAATGGTTTATACAAGTATATAGAAGAAATGCTGAGTAATGCTGCTGGCTACTCAGTGAAAGTGAAAAATTGGAGCCGTGTAACTTATTTACTTGAGAAAGCTGGGTATAAGAAAATCAGGTTTCAATTATCAGCAGCCATCATTCCCCAACAAACACAAACGACTCCACAGACAGAGTTAGTCACAACTCCTGCTAAGTTGGTTCAAGATTGGGGTGAGGCAATTGATGTTAGTATTTTTCATGGGCGCACCACAGAACTAGCAAAAACTCAGCAGTGGATTTTGCAAGAAGGCTGTCGCTTGCTCTTGCTATTAGGGATGGGTGGTATTGGTAAGACTGCTTTCTCGGTAAAGTTGGCACAAGAAATTAAACATCAGTTCGATTATGTTATCTGGCGATCGCTACGTCTTGCCCCTGCCCCAGAGCAGATAATTGAACAGTTAATTCAGACTTTATTACCTACCGCCGAGACAGTAATTTCAGAAACTATAGAAGGGCGCATCTCTCAATTGATAGATTTTCTGCGACATAATAAATGTTTAATTATTTTAGATAATTTGGATGCGGTTTTAGCGAGTAATGATATTGATGCTAATTTAACAGTTAGTCACCACGGGATAAAGAATCATGTTCCTGCTTTTATCCTGCCGCAAATTCAATATCGTTCAGGCTATGAAATCTATGGTGAATTTATCAGGCGAATAGGTGAGTCTCAGCATCAAAGTTGCTTAATATTAACCAGCAGAGAAAAAATTCCAGAGATTGTAGCTTTAGAAGGGAACACATTACCCGTGCGCTCTTTCAGATTAACTGGTTTAAATCAATCAGAAAGTCTGTCACTTCTAAAATATAAAGGGTTATTCAATATATCAGAAGAAAAATTCCGCATCTTGTCAGAACAATATGCAGGCAATCCCTTATTTCTCAAATTAGTAGCGACAACAATTCAAGATTTATTTGCGGGTAATGTTGACGAGTTTATTCAGCAGGGAACCGTAGTTTTTGGCGAAATTCGCACCATATTAGACCAACAGTTTAATCGTTTGTCGCAGTTAGAAAAGCACATGATGTACTGGTTGGCAATGAATAATAATGCTGTTTCAGTGCGACAATTGCAGAAAAACACCATACCAGGATTGTCGCCTAGATTGTCGCAAAGATTAATCTTGGAAGCTGTCGATTTGTTGCATAAGCGATCGCTACTTGAAAAGGCTACATCTACGCCCATCGAACAACAAGCTTCTAGCTTTTCGCTAACTGTGGTGTTAATGGAGTATATCGTTGAACGGTTAATTGAGGAAAACTTAAAATTAAGTGACGAACAAGAAAGCTACTTTTTAATGAGTCAGACGATTTTTGCAGCCCACCTCAAAAACCATATCAAACAAAGTCGCTTGAATGCCGAGATTTAAAGTAAAGTGAGGAGTTGAGAATTTACTGGAGTAAAGCGACTGGTGAGCAGCTTATTGCAAGGAGTCAGCCTATACTTGATTGGTATGATGGGCGCTGGCAAAACAACGGTAGGACGTTTACTAGCACAGCAGTTGGGTTATGGGTTTGTGGATACTGATGATGTGATTACTCAAGCCACAGGTAGAACCATCAATCAGTTATTTGCTGAAGAAGGAGAAGCTGCATTCCGCCAGTTGGAAAGTGATGTATTGGCACAAATTAGCGCCCATCTTAAATTGACTGTAGCTACAGGTGGCGGCATTGTGCTGCGGCGAGAAAATTGGAGTTACTTGCGCCACGGTTTAATTGTCTGGCTAGATGTACCCGTGGAACTACTCTATACTCGCTTGGCGGAAGATACCACAAGACCATTACTGCAAGATCCTGATCCCCAAGGTAAATTGCGATCGCTCCTCGAACAACGCCAACCACTCTACGCCCAAGCTGATTTACATATCATCGTCAACGAAGGTGAAACACCAGAACAAATCGCTAACAGAGTTATGGAAGCAATTCCTAGCGTTTTGAAAACTACTGCATCTCATCAGAATGTAGAAAATTGAGCGATCTCCCGAAAGTATCTACACCAGAGAAGAGGCACTCTTGACTAGATACTAAGATTTTTACTCAGCACTCAGCACTCAGCACTTCTAAGCAAGAGATTGTGACCAGAGAAAAAGTCTTCTACACTGACTGCATAGGTTTTAAATCTCAATCATAATGGTCAACGATACTGAGTATATCAGGCAAGCTGAAGCCACCCGTGTACGGGTACTCAGCGAAGCACTACCCTACATTCAACAATTCGCGGGACGTACTGTTGTTGTGAAATATGGTGGTGCGGCGATGAAAGACAGCACCCTCAAAGACAAGGTAATCCGCGATATTGTCTTTTTATCTTGTGTTGGTTTGCGCCCGATTCTTGTCCACGGTGGTGGCCCAGAAATTAACAGTTGGTTAGATAAATTAGGCATCGAACCACAATTTAAAAATGGTTTGCGAGTTACTGACGCTGCCACAATGGATGTTGTGGAAATGGTGTTAGTCGGTCGAGTAAATAAAGAAATTGTGGCTTTGATTAACC encodes the following:
- a CDS encoding ribonuclease R family protein; its protein translation is MEFSIATLLANFTDDKLVARKVLEKKLGCEDEDSLEKLHIALDVLEKIGILVKERGKYRRVFEEGVIEAKLRCSSKGFCFAIQDVEGAEDIYIRESHLSNAWNGDRVLVRVLKEGSRRRSPEGEVKLILERSNHTLLARIKQVESGFRAVPLDDRLLFELKLQTAGMTLAEAIDHLAHVEVLRYPLAQYPPLGRVVQILGSDAEAAADIDLVTCKHDLSRNFSEAVQEAAAKLPKRILKADIKTRLDLRSLFTLAITGINTDAKLVENALSLEKTNKGWRLGFHIADVSHFIQPDEILDREALKRGRSVYLGDLVLPMLPDTVADRCSLATGSDRLTLSFLITIDPTSGEVEEWEIQPSVINVDTAINKDKAEAVLSGQPSKESEEVIQLLQNLEGLHQVVKQARLARGSLQLNLPPNQNPYFDEGMLGAVVVNNLTVRSLLTEFTLLVNQLMAEHLSALGIPAIWRVQGAPDPEDVQEMLKLAINLGVELTLEPDADIQPLDYQLLTRAFAESPSEQVLTYLLQDTLKPAAYSTTKGSHFGLALAQYTHCTSPLRRYPDLLLQRVYYRLIEHGRDRRTTRVKDRVNLRHSSSHIEVSWNVLPPELQQELQSDLTRVIIQLNDREKEVQEAEADLAGLQKAQLMKQRIGQVFQGVITGVQSYGFFVEIEVPTTDSPKQKHPSAPLRVEGLVHVSSLKDDWYEYRARQQALFGRKNRASYRLGDRVSVQVKSVDYYRQQIDLVTVGSDGLPKGLGNSGLNDDRDDIYLSRDLEPSDLEPYADDE
- a CDS encoding flavin prenyltransferase UbiX, with translation MSHHTKPLIIGVSGASGLIYAVRALKYLLAADYEIELVASKSTYMVWQAEQEIKMPSEPAQQEQFWREQAGVPVAGKLCCHPWSDVGANIASGSFRTLGMIIIPCSMSTVAKIAAGLSSDLLERAADVQLKEGRKLVIVPRETPFSLIHLRNLTTLAEAGVRVVPAIPAWYHNPQTIEDLVDFVVARTLDQLEIDCIPIQRWQGRK
- a CDS encoding NB-ARC domain-containing protein gives rise to the protein MITPDANQAEEEFFEAKNNWELEKLYVDLASTKGKALTPVEKKFLRGLLCGCSPAEIASIVYQSRSSSTVRVYLSNGLYKYIEEMLSNAAGYSVKVKNWSRVTYLLEKAGYKKIRFQLSAAIIPQQTQTTPQTELVTTPAKLVQDWGEAIDVSIFHGRTTELAKTQQWILQEGCRLLLLLGMGGIGKTAFSVKLAQEIKHQFDYVIWRSLRLAPAPEQIIEQLIQTLLPTAETVISETIEGRISQLIDFLRHNKCLIILDNLDAVLASNDIDANLTVSHHGIKNHVPAFILPQIQYRSGYEIYGEFIRRIGESQHQSCLILTSREKIPEIVALEGNTLPVRSFRLTGLNQSESLSLLKYKGLFNISEEKFRILSEQYAGNPLFLKLVATTIQDLFAGNVDEFIQQGTVVFGEIRTILDQQFNRLSQLEKHMMYWLAMNNNAVSVRQLQKNTIPGLSPRLSQRLILEAVDLLHKRSLLEKATSTPIEQQASSFSLTVVLMEYIVERLIEENLKLSDEQESYFLMSQTIFAAHLKNHIKQSRLNAEI
- a CDS encoding shikimate kinase, which translates into the protein MSSLLQGVSLYLIGMMGAGKTTVGRLLAQQLGYGFVDTDDVITQATGRTINQLFAEEGEAAFRQLESDVLAQISAHLKLTVATGGGIVLRRENWSYLRHGLIVWLDVPVELLYTRLAEDTTRPLLQDPDPQGKLRSLLEQRQPLYAQADLHIIVNEGETPEQIANRVMEAIPSVLKTTASHQNVEN